In Nocardia sp. BMG111209, a genomic segment contains:
- a CDS encoding RNA polymerase sigma-70 factor yields the protein MPDHAADPATDTFVAHRNLLFTVAYEMLGSAADAEDVLQETWLRWTGVDLDQVRDHRAYLVRITTRQALNRLRTLQRRKEAYVGQWLPEPMLTTPDVAEDVELAESVSMALLLVLETLAPTERAVFVLREAFGIDYDEIAETLGKSPAAVRQIAYRARNHVDARRPRAVVSPAETRAALDSFRHALETRDFRSLLDVLAPDVVALSDGGGHKQAALRPVVGADRVLRFLTGGLRRTAESLTVEPTVANGSPALLLHLDGELDGVMAIHVAAGRITGLYYVRNPEKLTHLGSAIPLTLH from the coding sequence GTGCCCGACCATGCCGCGGACCCGGCGACCGACACCTTCGTCGCCCACCGCAACCTGCTGTTCACCGTCGCCTACGAGATGCTCGGCTCGGCCGCCGACGCCGAGGACGTGCTGCAGGAGACCTGGTTGCGGTGGACCGGGGTGGACCTCGATCAGGTACGCGACCATCGCGCGTACCTGGTCCGGATCACCACCCGGCAGGCCCTGAACCGGCTGCGCACCCTGCAACGCCGCAAGGAGGCCTACGTGGGCCAGTGGCTGCCGGAACCGATGCTGACCACACCGGACGTCGCCGAGGACGTCGAACTGGCCGAGAGCGTCTCGATGGCCCTGCTGCTGGTGCTCGAGACGCTCGCGCCGACCGAGCGCGCGGTGTTCGTGCTGCGCGAGGCGTTCGGGATCGACTACGACGAGATCGCCGAAACCCTCGGCAAGAGCCCGGCCGCGGTCCGGCAGATCGCCTACCGCGCCCGCAACCACGTCGACGCCCGCCGCCCCCGCGCGGTGGTCTCCCCCGCCGAGACCCGGGCCGCCCTGGACTCGTTCCGGCACGCGCTGGAGACCCGGGACTTCCGGAGCCTGCTGGACGTGCTCGCCCCCGACGTCGTCGCGCTCAGCGACGGCGGCGGCCACAAACAGGCCGCCCTGCGTCCGGTCGTCGGCGCGGACCGGGTCCTGCGCTTCCTCACCGGCGGCCTGCGCCGCACCGCCGAATCCCTCACCGTCGAGCCCACTGTGGCCAACGGCAGCCCGGCCCTGCTGTTGCACCTGGACGGCGAACTCGACGGGGTCATGGCGATCCACGTCGCGGCCGGCCGCATCACCGGCCTGTACTACGTCCGCAACCCGGAGAAACTGACCCACCTCGGATCGGCGATCCCGTTGACGCTGCACTGA
- a CDS encoding PPOX class F420-dependent oxidoreductase translates to MFTISDPKVREFLTEGTRTAKLAVTSSDGRPLINPVWFFLDGDELVFNTGKGTAKGRAIMRDPRVALCVDLEAPPYGYLQVQGVATVSEDPGELLRTATAIGGRYMGAGRAEEFGRRNAVPGELVVRVRPDRILGGFNMTG, encoded by the coding sequence ATGTTCACCATCAGCGATCCGAAGGTGCGCGAGTTCCTCACCGAGGGCACCCGCACCGCCAAGCTTGCGGTGACGTCATCCGACGGGCGGCCGCTGATCAATCCGGTGTGGTTCTTCCTCGACGGCGACGAACTGGTGTTCAACACCGGCAAAGGCACGGCGAAGGGCCGGGCGATCATGCGGGATCCGCGGGTCGCGCTCTGCGTCGACCTGGAGGCGCCGCCGTACGGCTACCTCCAGGTGCAGGGCGTCGCCACCGTCTCCGAGGACCCCGGGGAGCTGCTGCGCACCGCCACGGCGATCGGCGGCCGCTATATGGGCGCCGGGCGGGCCGAGGAGTTCGGCCGGCGCAACGCGGTACCGGGGGAACTCGTGGTCCGGGTGCGGCCGGACCGGATCCTCGGCGGTTTCAACATGACCGGGTAG
- a CDS encoding DoxX family protein, translated as MNIALWITTGLLATVALAGGITKTFLPKEKLAAAHGGEWTAHAATGFVRTLGILELLAAAGLILPRLLDIAPVLVPVTALCWVALMIGAMITHGRLGQYPLVVLNLGYLALAAFIAWGRF; from the coding sequence GTGAACATCGCACTGTGGATCACCACCGGACTGCTGGCCACCGTCGCCCTGGCCGGCGGTATCACCAAGACGTTCCTGCCCAAGGAGAAGCTGGCCGCGGCGCACGGCGGGGAATGGACCGCCCACGCCGCGACCGGCTTCGTCCGGACGCTCGGGATCCTCGAACTGCTCGCCGCGGCGGGCCTGATCCTGCCCCGGCTGCTGGACATCGCGCCGGTGCTGGTGCCGGTGACGGCGCTGTGCTGGGTGGCGCTGATGATCGGCGCGATGATCACCCACGGCCGCCTCGGCCAGTACCCGCTGGTCGTGCTCAACCTGGGCTATCTGGCCCTCGCGGCGTTCATCGCCTGGGGCCGGTTCTGA
- the asnB gene encoding asparagine synthase (glutamine-hydrolyzing): MCGITGWVSFDSDPADRREIIDAMTETMACRGPDDVGVHLRPHAALGHRRLAIIDLPGGRQPMTLDTPAGDVAIVYSGETYNFAELRAELAAAGHRFRTDSDTEVVLRAYLQWGDALVDRLNGMYAFAIWDQRTERLLMVRDRMGIKPFYYFPTRDGVLFGSEPKAILANPLAARTVDLAGLRELFAFTKAPGWAMWQGMSEVLPGTLVTVDRNGIRSRTYWRLRAVAHPDGRDDTVATVRELLTDIVDRQLIADVPRCVLLSGGLDSSALTGLAAQRLARDGERVRTFSVDFLNQEQNFVPDEMRDTPDSPFVREVAALVGSEHRDVMLNPEHLADPGVRRRVIRARDIPAGLGDMDNSLFLLFEAIRAESTVALSGESADEVFGGFRWFHDEVVRKADTFPWMAFSSMLTESHWNILNPELRPRLRLPEYIADQYATAVAEVEHLDGEDELEHRMRTICHLHLTRFVRQLLDRKDRMSMAVGLEVRVPFCDHRLVEYVYNTPWSLKTFDGREKSLLRHATEHVLPRSVVERVKSPYPSTQDPGYAAALQRQAKEILDQRDSPVFDLVDRDWVRRVSGLDPVGLDPFVRAGLDHVIDLHTWVEMYAPTLRLD; the protein is encoded by the coding sequence ATGTGCGGTATCACCGGCTGGGTATCCTTCGACTCCGATCCGGCCGATCGGCGAGAAATCATCGACGCCATGACCGAGACCATGGCCTGTCGCGGCCCCGACGACGTCGGCGTCCACCTCCGGCCACACGCCGCCCTCGGGCATCGGCGGCTGGCGATCATCGACCTGCCCGGCGGGCGTCAGCCCATGACCCTGGACACCCCGGCGGGCGATGTGGCGATCGTCTATTCCGGTGAGACCTACAACTTCGCCGAGCTGCGCGCCGAACTGGCGGCGGCCGGCCACCGGTTCCGGACCGACAGCGATACCGAGGTGGTGCTGCGCGCCTACCTGCAATGGGGTGACGCCCTGGTGGACCGCCTCAACGGCATGTACGCCTTCGCGATCTGGGATCAGCGCACCGAACGACTGCTGATGGTCCGGGATCGTATGGGTATCAAGCCCTTCTACTACTTCCCGACCCGCGACGGCGTGCTGTTCGGTTCCGAGCCGAAGGCGATCCTGGCGAATCCGCTGGCGGCGCGCACCGTCGATCTGGCCGGGTTGCGGGAACTGTTCGCCTTCACCAAGGCCCCCGGCTGGGCGATGTGGCAGGGCATGTCGGAGGTGTTGCCGGGCACGCTGGTCACGGTGGACCGCAACGGAATCCGCTCCCGCACCTACTGGCGGTTGCGGGCCGTGGCGCATCCGGACGGCCGCGACGACACCGTGGCCACCGTGCGCGAGCTGCTCACCGACATCGTGGACCGGCAGCTGATCGCGGATGTACCGCGCTGCGTATTGCTCTCGGGCGGACTGGATTCCAGCGCGCTCACCGGACTGGCGGCGCAGCGGCTGGCCCGCGACGGGGAACGGGTCCGCACCTTCTCGGTGGATTTCCTGAACCAGGAACAGAATTTCGTCCCGGACGAGATGCGCGACACCCCGGATTCGCCGTTCGTGCGCGAGGTGGCCGCGCTGGTCGGCTCGGAACACCGTGACGTGATGCTGAATCCGGAACATCTGGCCGATCCCGGGGTGCGGCGGCGGGTGATCCGCGCCCGCGACATCCCGGCGGGCCTCGGCGATATGGACAACTCGTTGTTCCTGCTGTTCGAGGCGATCCGGGCCGAGTCGACGGTGGCGCTGTCCGGGGAATCGGCGGACGAGGTGTTCGGCGGCTTTCGCTGGTTCCACGACGAGGTGGTGCGCAAGGCGGACACCTTCCCGTGGATGGCATTCAGTTCCATGCTGACCGAATCCCATTGGAACATACTCAATCCCGAGCTGCGGCCGCGGCTGCGCCTGCCGGAGTACATCGCCGACCAGTACGCCACCGCGGTCGCCGAGGTGGAACATCTCGACGGCGAGGACGAACTCGAACACCGCATGCGCACGATCTGCCACCTGCATCTGACCCGATTCGTCCGCCAACTGCTGGATCGCAAGGACCGCATGTCGATGGCGGTCGGCCTGGAGGTCCGGGTGCCGTTCTGCGATCACCGGCTGGTCGAGTACGTCTACAACACGCCCTGGTCGCTGAAGACCTTCGACGGGCGGGAGAAGAGCCTGCTGCGGCACGCCACCGAACACGTGCTGCCGCGGTCGGTGGTGGAACGGGTCAAGAGCCCCTACCCCTCCACCCAGGACCCGGGGTACGCCGCCGCCCTGCAGCGACAGGCGAAAGAGATCCTGGACCAACGGGATTCGCCGGTATTCGATCTGGTGGACCGCGACTGGGTGCGCCGGGTGTCCGGACTCGATCCGGTGGGTCTCGACCCGTTCGTGCGCGCCGGCCTGGATCATGTCATCGACCTGCACACCTGGGTGGAGATGTACGCGCCCACGCTGCGCCTGGACTGA